One window of the Sus scrofa isolate TJ Tabasco breed Duroc unplaced genomic scaffold, Sscrofa11.1 Contig2561, whole genome shotgun sequence genome contains the following:
- the LOC110258622 gene encoding LOW QUALITY PROTEIN: olfactory receptor 2B11-like (The sequence of the model RefSeq protein was modified relative to this genomic sequence to represent the inferred CDS: inserted 1 base in 1 codon), translating into MNARNVSTPKVFILLGFSDHPWLEMPLFIIVLAAYICTLVGNISIIVVSRVDPNLDSPMYFFLSNLSFLDLCFTTTTIPQLLLNLWGPDKSISYGGCVTQFYMFXLLGATECILLAVMSMDRYMAICKPLRYPVIMHQQLCIFLVVMAWLSGLVNSLLQSSLTIQLPLCGNNKVDDFLCEVPVMIKMSCTDTTFNVAMLSIVGTFYSLVPLSLILVSYGFIVATVLRIQSSEGKKKAFNTCSSHIIVVSLFYGPVISMYVQPSAANSQDKNKLMSLFYSLVTPMLNPFIYTLRNKDMKGAMMRLLVSLYHQRRG; encoded by the exons ATGAATGCAAGAAATGTAAGTACTCCAAAGGTTTTCATTCTCTTGGGCTTCTCTGACCATCCCTGGTTGGAAATGCCACTCTTCATAATAGTGCTTGCTGCTTACATCTGCACACTAGTAGGAAACATCTCAATTATAGTGGTATCCAGAGTAGATCCGAATCTTGACAGCcctatgtacttcttcctttccaacctctccttcctggacctTTGTTTTACCACAACCACCATCCCTCAACTGCTGCTAAACCTCTGGGGCCCAGATAAGTCTATCAGCTACGGAGGCtgtgtgactcagttttatatgt CACTTTTGGGGGCCACCGAATGCATCCTCTTAGCTGTGATGTCCATGGATCGTTacatggccatctgcaagcctttGAGGTACCCAGTCATCATGCATCAGCAACTCTGTATCTTCCTAGTGGTCATGGCATGGCTAAGTGGTTTGGTCAACTCCTTGCTTCAGTCATCCCTCACCATCCAGCTGCCACTTTGTGGCAACAACAAGGTAGATGATTTCCTGTGTGAGGTCCCAGTGATGATCAAGATGTCATGTACTGATACCACATTCAATGTAGCTATGCTCTCCATTGTGGGAACATTCTATTCCCTCGTTCCCTTGTCACTTATTCTTGTCTCCTATGGGTTCATCGTAGCTACAGTGCTCAGAATTCAGTCctcagagggaaagaagaaggccTTTAACACATGTAGTTCTCATATTATTGTTGTATCTCTCTTCTATGGGCCAGTAATTAGCATGTATGTGCAACCTTCTGCTGCTAACTCCCAGGATAAGAACAAACTCATGTCCCTATTCTACAGCTTGGTGACTCCTATGcttaatccttttatttatactttgagGAACAAAGACATGAAAGGGGCAATGATGAGGCTTCTTGTCTCATTGTACCATCAAAGAAGAGGATAA